From Catharus ustulatus isolate bCatUst1 chromosome 17, bCatUst1.pri.v2, whole genome shotgun sequence, the proteins below share one genomic window:
- the FNDC11 gene encoding fibronectin type III domain-containing protein 11, with translation MSGSAKNPSFGNMAKVLHETETTSDSTAPREEQDDSASMEQYLRHKNLVLDFLRSDLNPHHLQYHWNKVHLLKKCYFYLKFEPRHVCVRDQNNMMIFADILQIANPCQLQKIKKVGKKQTEIQLALLTELLEQLERGREELSRYVQICDVETFLSQWDLNLKRVLKLSMFFNKLISLEEPRKLHVKHSLVSQIHLGGALHPPITFSLYTKKPPIFDRIESFACQTWAQLKWFTESQESHLERWQLEIKLVTDDSQTEPGYGRTQEVISNPCVINHLLPGRLYEFKVRRSDTHTLVYSQWHDCIILKTKTHPAEDTKEAPNRSLMRRLTRPTPSV, from the exons ATGTCGGGGTCTGCCAAG AACCCAAGCTTTGGAAACATGGCTAAGGTTTTGCATGAGACTGAAACTACTTCGGACAGTACCGCACCCAGAGAAGAACAGGATGACAGTGCCAGCATGGAGCAGTACCTGAGACACAAAAACCTTGTTCTGGACTTCCTGCGCTCTGACCTGAACCCCCACCACCTCCAGTACCACTGGAACAAAGTTCATCTCCTGAAGAAATGTTACTTCTACTTGAAGTTTGAGCCCAGACACGTGTGCGTGAGAGACCAGAACAATATGATGATTTTTGCTGACATCTTGCAAATAGCAAACCCCTGCCAACTCCAGAAGATCaagaaggtgggaaaaaaacagactgAAATCCAGCTGGCACTTTTAACGGAGCTGTTGGAACAGTTGGAACGAGGTCGGGAGGAGCTGAGCCGTTACGTACAGATCTGTGACGTGGAGACTTTCCTCTCCCAGTGGGACTTGAATTTAAAGAGAGTGCTCAAGCTCTCCATGTTTTTCAACAAGCTCATTTCCTTGGAAGAGCCAAGGAAGCTCCATGTCAAGCACAGTTTGGTGTCACAGATACATCTTGGAGGTGCTCTACACCCTCCCATCACTTTTTCTCTCTACACGAAGAAGCCGCCGATTTTTGATCGGATAGAGTCGTTTGCATGCCAGACCTGGGCCCAGCTCAAGTGGTTCACTGAAAGTCAGGAGTCACACCTTGAACGATGGCAGCTGGAGATCAAGCTGGTGACAGATGACAGTCAGACAGAACCAGGATACGGTCGGACCCAGGAAGTCATCTCCAACCCGTGTGTAATCAACCACCTGCTGCCTGGCAGGTTGTACGAGTTCAAAGTGAGGAGatctgacacacacacactcgtCTACTCACAGTGGCACGACTGCATTATATTGAAGACAAAAACTCACCCTGCTGAGGACACCAAGGAGGCCCCCAACCGCAGCCTGATGAGGCGGCTCACGAGACCGACTCCTTCAGTTTAA